In Acidimicrobiia bacterium, one DNA window encodes the following:
- a CDS encoding gluconeogenesis factor YvcK family protein — protein sequence MAEPEASDRGAGTLRRSEAGPERPAAAGGKSGKVVALGGGHGLAVALRAIRQYADATTAVVSVADDGGSSGRLRRDLDVPAPGDVRKCLVALAAPGNRWADAFEHRFVSGDLDGHALGNLVLVGLAETLSDFAAAIDEAGRLLEVVGRVLPATTDPVVLKAQVDSESAGGRSVEGQVAVMNVSGRIRHVELVPADAPAHPDAVAAIADADQVVLAPGSLFTSLLPVLAVPALRDAVASTQAQVVQVCNLRSQLPETEGLDAADHLRAVLEHGARVDAFLYGPTALACDEGEIQELGARPVAAEVTVPRGVAHDPARLATALRDLLEANVRGAGTLRRSEPGPKRPGAEGAESGELESR from the coding sequence GTGGCTGAACCTGAGGCGAGCGATCGCGGCGCAGGTACCCTGCGCCGCAGCGAGGCGGGGCCCGAGCGGCCCGCCGCCGCAGGCGGCAAGAGCGGGAAAGTCGTCGCACTCGGTGGCGGGCACGGACTCGCCGTTGCGCTGCGTGCCATCCGTCAGTACGCCGACGCGACCACCGCGGTCGTGAGCGTGGCCGATGACGGCGGCTCGTCGGGCCGTCTCCGCCGCGACCTCGATGTGCCCGCGCCCGGTGACGTACGCAAATGCCTCGTGGCACTCGCCGCGCCGGGAAACAGATGGGCCGACGCGTTCGAGCACCGGTTCGTGAGCGGCGACCTCGACGGGCACGCGCTCGGCAACCTCGTGCTCGTCGGCCTCGCGGAGACGCTCTCCGACTTCGCCGCGGCAATCGATGAAGCTGGGCGCCTGCTCGAGGTCGTCGGCCGCGTCTTGCCTGCGACGACCGACCCTGTGGTGCTCAAGGCCCAGGTCGACAGCGAGTCGGCCGGCGGCCGGTCAGTAGAGGGCCAGGTCGCGGTCATGAACGTCTCCGGTCGGATCCGCCACGTCGAGCTCGTTCCTGCCGATGCGCCTGCTCATCCCGATGCCGTGGCGGCCATCGCCGATGCCGACCAGGTCGTGCTGGCGCCGGGGTCGCTCTTCACCAGCTTGCTGCCGGTGCTCGCCGTGCCCGCGCTGCGGGACGCGGTCGCGTCCACACAGGCGCAGGTCGTCCAGGTGTGCAACCTCCGGTCGCAGCTGCCGGAGACCGAAGGTCTGGATGCCGCCGACCACTTGCGTGCGGTGCTGGAGCACGGGGCTCGGGTCGACGCGTTCCTGTACGGTCCGACGGCGCTCGCATGCGACGAGGGCGAGATCCAGGAGTTGGGCGCGCGTCCCGTCGCCGCCGAGGTGACGGTGCCCCGAGGTGTGGCGCACGATCCCGCGAGATTGGCGACGGCGCTCCGCGATCTGCTGGAGGCGAACGTCCGCGGCGCAGGTACCCTGCGCCGCAGTGAGCCGGGGCCCAAGCGACCCGGCGCCGAAGGCGCCGAGAGCGGAGAACTGGAGTCCAGATGA
- the tpiA gene encoding triose-phosphate isomerase: MAANWKMHHDHLVAIQVVQKLSYRLESSDYDGCDIVICPPFTAIRSIQNLLEGDRIPMLLGAQSCHWDEQGAYTGEVAPPMLAKLNVSYVIVGHSERRQLFGESDEWVNKKAKAILKHEMIPIVCVGETLEERERGETDGRVSAQTRAAFTGIKAPEAERCVVAYEPIWAIGTGRNATPDDANTTIRTIRLVLRELYGATADAMRIQYGGSVKPGNIADLMSMPEIDGALVGGASLDPDDFGRIVRYRV; encoded by the coding sequence ATGGCGGCCAACTGGAAGATGCACCACGACCACCTGGTCGCCATCCAGGTCGTTCAGAAGCTCTCGTACCGTCTCGAGTCGTCCGACTACGACGGCTGCGACATCGTGATCTGTCCGCCGTTCACCGCAATCCGCTCGATCCAGAACCTGCTCGAAGGCGACCGTATCCCGATGTTGCTGGGTGCACAGAGCTGTCACTGGGACGAACAAGGCGCCTACACCGGTGAGGTGGCGCCGCCCATGTTGGCCAAGCTGAACGTCTCGTATGTGATCGTCGGCCACTCCGAGCGACGGCAGCTCTTCGGCGAGTCCGACGAGTGGGTCAACAAGAAGGCGAAGGCCATCCTCAAGCACGAGATGATCCCGATCGTGTGCGTCGGCGAGACGCTCGAAGAGCGCGAGCGGGGCGAGACGGATGGCCGCGTGTCCGCGCAGACTCGGGCCGCGTTCACCGGCATCAAGGCGCCCGAAGCCGAGCGGTGCGTGGTCGCGTACGAGCCGATCTGGGCCATCGGCACCGGGCGCAACGCCACACCCGACGACGCCAATACCACGATCCGGACGATCCGGCTCGTGCTGCGCGAGCTCTACGGTGCGACCGCAGACGCCATGCGGATCCAGTACGGCGGCAGCGTGAAGCCTGGCAACATCGCGGATCTCATGTCGATGCCGGAGATCGACGGCGCACTGGTGGGGGGTGCGTCACTCGACCCGGACGACTTCGGCCGTATCGTCCGGTACCGGGTGTAG
- the secG gene encoding preprotein translocase subunit SecG yields the protein MLDTVLIVIDVLMAVVLVFLILLHSGRGGGLSDMFGGGQLGGSMAGSTVVERNLDRLTIITAVIFAFTTLILALRLQP from the coding sequence GTGCTCGACACCGTTCTCATCGTGATCGACGTCTTGATGGCGGTCGTGCTCGTGTTCCTGATCCTGCTGCACTCAGGGCGAGGCGGTGGTCTGTCCGACATGTTCGGCGGTGGCCAGCTCGGCGGTTCGATGGCGGGCTCCACGGTCGTGGAGCGCAACCTCGACCGCCTCACGATCATCACCGCGGTCATCTTCGCCTTCACCACGCTGATCCTCGCGTTGCGCCTCCAACCCTGA
- the rapZ gene encoding RNase adapter RapZ, which yields MTEHPLEVMIVTGMSGAGRSSVADSLEDVGFFVIDNVPPALIPKVAELAREGDRPTLYALVVDVRSGAFMEELAAALSELRESGVRTRVLFLDASDETLVRRFEASRRPHPLAGPDRMSEGIARERELLEELKGQADLVLDTSNFNVHELRERVRELFTEDEHAGAPLQASVVSFGYKHGVPLDVDLVFDCRFLPNPHWVERLRPLPGTDAKVRRYVLQQPEAKAFLEELARLFELLLPAYAREGKAYLSIGVGCTGGRHRGVVIATELAKVLDKLGFPARVHHRDLDRG from the coding sequence GTGACGGAGCATCCGCTCGAAGTCATGATCGTCACCGGGATGTCGGGTGCGGGCCGCTCATCGGTCGCGGACAGTCTCGAGGACGTCGGGTTCTTCGTGATCGACAACGTGCCGCCGGCGCTCATCCCCAAGGTCGCCGAGCTGGCGCGTGAGGGGGATCGCCCCACTCTCTATGCGCTCGTGGTGGACGTTCGTTCGGGTGCATTCATGGAAGAGCTTGCCGCCGCGCTCTCGGAGCTGCGCGAGTCGGGCGTGCGCACGCGCGTGCTGTTCCTCGATGCCAGCGACGAGACCCTCGTCCGCCGGTTCGAAGCGTCGCGTCGTCCCCATCCGCTGGCCGGCCCGGACCGGATGTCCGAGGGCATCGCGCGAGAGCGCGAGCTGCTCGAAGAGCTCAAGGGCCAAGCCGACCTGGTACTCGACACTTCGAACTTCAACGTGCACGAGCTCCGAGAGCGCGTACGGGAGCTCTTCACCGAGGACGAGCACGCCGGGGCTCCACTCCAGGCCAGCGTGGTGTCGTTCGGGTACAAGCACGGTGTGCCTCTCGACGTGGACCTGGTGTTCGACTGCCGCTTTCTGCCAAATCCGCATTGGGTGGAGCGACTCCGCCCGCTCCCGGGCACCGATGCCAAGGTGCGGCGCTACGTGCTCCAGCAGCCCGAGGCGAAGGCATTCCTCGAGGAGCTCGCGCGCCTCTTCGAGCTGCTGCTCCCGGCCTACGCGCGTGAGGGCAAGGCGTACCTCTCGATCGGAGTCGGCTGCACCGGCGGCCGCCACCGGGGGGTCGTCATCGCAACCGAGCTGGCGAAGGTGCTCGACAAGCTCGGCTTCCCCGCTCGCGTCCATCATCGGGATCTCGACCGTGGCTGA
- the nadA gene encoding quinolinate synthase NadA: MLRLQVQLPDRYTHATPDQLDEWIGAAKDSLGDRLLILGHHYQRPEVIKWADLRGDSFKLAQWAAENDHATDIVFCGVHFMAEAADILTGDHQRVVLPDLNAGCSMADMADIDQVEEAWEEIASVTDISRVVPITYMNSSAALKAFVGDHGGAVCTSSNAQAILEWAFERGDKVLFFPDQHLGRNTGFTMGYDESHMRVWNPHRDLGGMTDRDVKEATFLLWKGHCTVHQRFLPEHVAAFRAEHPDGEVIVHPECRHEVAELADRVGSTERIMEWVDAAPTGSAMAIGTEIHMIQRLASEHPDKTVVSLDPLVCPCSTMFRIDGPHLAWCLESLARGEVVNQIVVDDRTAESARVALQRMLDIKGAPVEPSKVD; the protein is encoded by the coding sequence ATGCTGCGACTCCAGGTCCAACTGCCGGACCGCTACACCCACGCGACGCCCGATCAGCTCGATGAGTGGATCGGCGCAGCCAAGGACTCGCTGGGCGATCGGCTGCTGATCCTCGGGCACCACTACCAGCGCCCCGAGGTCATCAAGTGGGCCGACCTGCGCGGCGACTCGTTCAAGCTCGCCCAGTGGGCGGCGGAGAACGACCACGCCACCGACATCGTGTTCTGCGGTGTGCACTTCATGGCCGAGGCGGCCGACATCCTCACGGGTGACCATCAGCGAGTTGTGCTGCCCGACCTGAACGCAGGCTGCTCGATGGCCGACATGGCCGACATCGACCAGGTCGAAGAGGCCTGGGAGGAGATCGCGTCGGTCACCGACATCAGTCGCGTCGTTCCCATCACGTACATGAACTCCTCCGCGGCGTTGAAGGCATTCGTGGGTGACCACGGTGGCGCGGTGTGCACGTCGTCGAACGCGCAGGCGATCCTCGAATGGGCCTTCGAGCGGGGCGACAAGGTGCTGTTCTTCCCCGACCAGCACCTCGGTCGCAACACCGGGTTCACGATGGGCTACGACGAGTCCCACATGCGCGTATGGAACCCGCATCGTGACCTCGGTGGCATGACCGACCGAGACGTGAAGGAGGCAACCTTCCTGCTTTGGAAGGGTCACTGCACGGTGCACCAGCGGTTCCTGCCCGAGCACGTGGCCGCGTTCCGCGCGGAGCACCCAGATGGCGAAGTGATCGTGCACCCTGAATGCCGGCACGAGGTTGCGGAGCTGGCCGATCGCGTCGGCTCCACCGAGCGCATCATGGAGTGGGTCGATGCCGCGCCGACCGGCTCGGCGATGGCGATCGGCACCGAGATCCACATGATCCAGCGGCTCGCGTCGGAACATCCCGACAAGACGGTGGTGTCACTCGACCCGCTCGTCTGCCCGTGCTCCACGATGTTCCGCATCGACGGACCACACCTGGCGTGGTGCTTGGAATCCCTCGCGCGTGGCGAGGTGGTGAATCAGATCGTCGTCGACGACCGCACCGCCGAGTCAGCACGGGTTGCGCTCCAACGCATGCTCGACATCAAAGGCGCGCCCGTGGAGCCGAGCAAGGTCGACTAA
- a CDS encoding phosphoglycerate kinase, translated as MMELPRLEDLPLQEGSRVLVRVDFNVPLRDGRVEDDLRIAAARPTIEWLVERKARVIACGHLGRPKGTPDPQFSMAPVAARLGEVLGVDVPVAPGVVGPAVEAAVEQLEPGRVLMLENLRFDPGETGNDPAFAAALADLADCYVNEAFGASHRAHASIVGPPKTRPSGAGRLLEQEVHELGRLLEQPARPFVAILGGAKVSDKLGVIRALLERCDAVLVGGAMAFPFLVAEGGRVGESRVEHEMVEECRDLLTTGRVHVPVDVVVAQEIDDHAATRIVSAGAIPDGWMGLDIGPETAALFADRLADARTVLWNGPMGVFEVAPFAAGTRALADAVAACRGFTVVGGGDSAAAVREMGLAGEIDHVSTGGGASLELLEHGDLPGLRALREGLGG; from the coding sequence ATGATGGAGCTGCCGCGGCTGGAAGACTTGCCGCTCCAAGAGGGATCACGTGTCCTCGTGCGCGTGGACTTCAACGTGCCTCTGCGTGATGGGCGAGTCGAAGACGACCTTCGCATCGCGGCGGCTCGGCCGACGATCGAGTGGCTGGTGGAGCGCAAGGCGCGCGTCATCGCGTGCGGGCACCTCGGGCGACCGAAGGGCACACCCGATCCCCAGTTCTCGATGGCCCCGGTCGCGGCCCGGCTGGGCGAGGTGCTCGGAGTTGATGTGCCGGTCGCACCCGGTGTCGTCGGGCCGGCGGTCGAAGCGGCCGTCGAGCAGCTGGAACCCGGTCGGGTGCTCATGCTCGAGAACCTGCGCTTCGACCCCGGCGAAACCGGGAACGACCCCGCGTTCGCGGCAGCGCTTGCGGACCTCGCCGACTGCTATGTGAACGAGGCGTTCGGCGCATCGCATCGCGCGCACGCATCGATCGTGGGACCGCCAAAGACCCGACCCTCCGGTGCTGGTCGGCTGCTGGAGCAGGAGGTCCACGAGCTCGGCCGCCTGCTGGAACAACCCGCGCGGCCTTTCGTCGCAATTCTTGGTGGCGCGAAGGTCAGCGACAAGCTCGGGGTGATCCGCGCCTTGCTCGAGCGGTGCGACGCAGTGCTCGTCGGCGGTGCGATGGCGTTTCCGTTCCTGGTCGCCGAGGGCGGCCGCGTGGGCGAGTCGCGCGTCGAGCACGAGATGGTGGAGGAGTGTCGCGACCTGTTGACGACTGGTCGCGTGCACGTCCCGGTGGATGTCGTGGTGGCGCAGGAGATCGATGACCACGCAGCGACGCGCATCGTGAGCGCCGGTGCGATCCCCGACGGGTGGATGGGGCTCGACATCGGTCCTGAGACGGCCGCGCTCTTCGCCGACCGGCTCGCTGATGCGAGAACCGTCCTGTGGAACGGTCCGATGGGTGTCTTCGAGGTGGCTCCCTTCGCCGCCGGCACGCGAGCGCTCGCTGACGCCGTCGCCGCGTGTCGCGGCTTCACCGTCGTCGGCGGCGGTGACAGCGCGGCTGCCGTGCGAGAGATGGGCCTGGCTGGTGAGATCGACCACGTCAGCACCGGCGGGGGAGCGTCGCTGGAGCTCCTCGAGCACGGAGACCTCCCGGGGTTGCGCGCGTTGCGCGAAGGTCTCGGCGGATGA
- a CDS encoding ABC transporter substrate-binding protein — protein sequence MGALALSPASASTGEARVRQADDEGTIRIAAEEEPFCADWISTCAALAWGNWALGNLTMPQALNVDTDGNYVPGDMLVDFPTLVPGPPMTVTYRIKEEAVWSDGTPITSTDFEYTWDQIVNGKNIYDSTGYVLIESIDTTDPKVAVVTFTDPFAAWRDLFGGFYFLLPSHLLDGENRHKIMKDGYDFSGGAWQLEGGSDGWEKGRSITLVPNEAFWGIQPTIQKVIFQFIPDSAAELEAITSGQVVAAYPLPIEGAVDTVEASDTLDYQLNFGNQFEAFWINASKFPLDSEAVRQAVAYATDREAIVEAIVVPAINEGQVLDSFIVPTFDTFHEPSFAQYRRDLDTVDELMTGDGWEKNGDGIWEKNGRTASFVLNTTTGNAQRELTEQLWQSQLTEAGFDMTFKNIDAGPFFGARLPSGKYQVGLYASVGTPDPGLCLLFCSENIPAKSNKFAGQNWTRTDDPEIDETLKAVDVTLDDAVRIEAALSGQDAMARYVVGIPLFQTPTMFIYDTTRLGGRLEDNTVMGPFFTMNEWILL from the coding sequence GTGGGAGCACTCGCTCTCAGCCCCGCGAGCGCGTCCACCGGCGAGGCGCGCGTTCGCCAAGCCGATGACGAAGGCACGATCCGGATCGCGGCCGAGGAAGAGCCGTTCTGCGCGGACTGGATCTCCACGTGCGCGGCCCTGGCGTGGGGCAACTGGGCGCTCGGCAACCTCACGATGCCGCAGGCCCTCAACGTCGACACAGACGGGAACTACGTGCCCGGCGACATGCTCGTCGACTTCCCCACGCTCGTCCCCGGACCACCGATGACGGTGACATATCGCATCAAGGAGGAGGCGGTCTGGAGCGACGGCACCCCCATCACCTCCACCGACTTCGAATACACCTGGGATCAGATCGTCAACGGCAAGAACATCTACGACTCCACGGGGTACGTGCTCATCGAGAGCATCGACACCACCGACCCGAAGGTCGCCGTGGTCACGTTCACCGATCCGTTCGCGGCGTGGCGCGATCTCTTCGGTGGCTTCTACTTCCTGCTGCCGAGCCACCTGTTGGACGGCGAGAACCGTCACAAGATCATGAAGGACGGCTACGACTTCTCCGGCGGGGCATGGCAGCTCGAAGGTGGATCGGATGGGTGGGAGAAGGGCCGTTCGATCACACTCGTTCCCAACGAGGCGTTCTGGGGGATCCAGCCCACGATCCAGAAGGTGATCTTCCAGTTCATCCCCGACAGCGCGGCGGAACTGGAGGCGATCACGTCTGGTCAGGTGGTCGCCGCGTATCCCTTGCCCATCGAAGGGGCCGTCGACACCGTCGAGGCGTCTGACACCCTCGACTACCAGCTCAACTTCGGGAACCAGTTCGAGGCGTTCTGGATCAACGCCAGCAAGTTCCCCCTCGACAGCGAGGCGGTACGTCAGGCTGTCGCGTACGCCACTGACCGCGAGGCCATCGTCGAGGCGATCGTGGTGCCGGCGATCAACGAAGGGCAGGTGCTCGACAGCTTCATTGTGCCAACCTTCGACACGTTCCACGAGCCCTCGTTTGCGCAATATCGCCGCGACCTCGACACCGTCGACGAGCTCATGACCGGCGACGGGTGGGAGAAGAACGGCGACGGCATCTGGGAGAAGAACGGTCGTACGGCGTCGTTCGTGTTGAACACGACCACCGGCAACGCACAACGGGAGCTGACCGAGCAGCTGTGGCAGAGCCAGCTCACCGAAGCCGGCTTCGACATGACGTTCAAGAACATCGACGCCGGCCCGTTCTTCGGTGCCCGGTTGCCGTCCGGCAAGTACCAGGTGGGCCTGTACGCATCCGTGGGCACGCCTGACCCAGGGCTCTGCCTGCTCTTCTGCTCGGAGAACATCCCGGCCAAGAGCAACAAGTTCGCCGGTCAGAACTGGACGCGAACCGATGATCCCGAGATCGACGAGACGTTGAAGGCGGTCGACGTGACGCTCGATGATGCCGTGCGCATCGAGGCCGCGCTCAGCGGACAAGACGCGATGGCCAGGTACGTCGTCGGGATCCCGTTGTTCCAGACACCCACGATGTTCATCTATGACACCACTCGACTCGGCGGGCGTCTCGAAGACAACACCGT
- a CDS encoding glycosyltransferase translates to MTSTLAPASVDAVVDVVVVAYRSADVIDRCLGAACRIHGVGQVIVVDHGDDESGAIATLAGATVLAHPDNPGFGAGQNRGFERGTSRYVLVLNPDAAPRAEGIAAGVRYLDAHPEVAIVQGVVRDSVTSEPDRSQGRELGVLHLLGRATGARRLARWSIARWVAARIGALRDHVERIPMSPTGVEALAATAWLARRDALANVGGFDEEYFLYGEDLDLCRRLRGAGWKIVALPHEWAMHDQGSSAASSFERELTWWRGTLRFAGLWWTTPQRFGALVVAFIRGAGLALQNPRAVRRIWRSTVGAALGARTR, encoded by the coding sequence ATGACCAGCACGCTCGCGCCCGCGAGTGTCGACGCAGTTGTCGACGTCGTCGTCGTGGCATACCGCAGCGCCGACGTGATCGACCGCTGTCTTGGCGCCGCGTGCCGGATCCACGGAGTGGGTCAGGTGATCGTCGTCGATCATGGTGACGACGAGAGTGGTGCCATCGCCACCCTCGCGGGTGCAACCGTCCTGGCCCACCCGGACAATCCGGGGTTCGGCGCCGGCCAGAACCGCGGCTTCGAGCGCGGAACCAGTCGGTATGTGCTCGTGCTCAATCCCGACGCCGCGCCGCGTGCGGAAGGCATCGCCGCTGGTGTTCGGTACCTCGATGCACATCCCGAGGTCGCGATCGTCCAGGGCGTCGTGCGTGACTCGGTGACGAGCGAACCCGATCGGAGCCAGGGTCGCGAGCTGGGAGTGCTGCATCTCCTCGGACGAGCGACTGGCGCGCGGCGCCTCGCTCGCTGGTCGATCGCACGATGGGTTGCGGCACGGATCGGAGCCTTGCGTGACCACGTGGAGCGAATCCCGATGTCACCGACCGGTGTGGAAGCCCTGGCGGCGACCGCCTGGCTCGCACGACGTGACGCACTCGCGAACGTCGGGGGGTTCGACGAGGAGTACTTCCTGTACGGTGAGGATCTCGATCTCTGCCGTCGGCTGCGCGGCGCCGGATGGAAGATCGTCGCGCTGCCCCACGAATGGGCGATGCACGATCAGGGCAGCTCCGCGGCCTCGAGCTTCGAGCGCGAGCTGACGTGGTGGCGCGGCACGCTGCGATTTGCGGGACTCTGGTGGACGACACCGCAACGGTTCGGCGCGTTGGTGGTCGCGTTCATCCGCGGGGCAGGGTTGGCGCTCCAAAACCCTCGTGCAGTTCGAAGGATCTGGCGGTCGACCGTCGGCGCCGCGCTCGGCGCTAGGACGCGTTAG
- the gap gene encoding type I glyceraldehyde-3-phosphate dehydrogenase, whose protein sequence is MTVRVGINGFGRIGRSFYRAILDRGAGAGVELVAVNDPMGDSATMAFLLKHDSVGGRLAHEIKATDNGFSVDGQEVRKLEVMDPGEIPWGANGVDVVIESTGLFTAREKAAEHLKGGAKRVIISAPSGDADATICMGVNDAVFDADKHQVISNASCTTNCLAPMAKVLNDSFGIERGFMTTVHAYTSDQSLQDLAQTSRSGAPDLRRMRAANLSIIPSSTGAAKAIGLVLPELQGILDGTALRVPTPVGSITDLSAELKKSASIDEVNAAFAEAANDVSYRQVLEYTEEPLVSADIVGNPASCIFSARDTMANASMVKVLGWYDNEWGYSNRLVDLAAFIGA, encoded by the coding sequence ATGACGGTTCGCGTCGGCATCAACGGCTTCGGCCGCATCGGCCGGTCCTTCTACCGGGCGATCCTCGATCGCGGCGCGGGCGCCGGCGTCGAGCTGGTCGCGGTCAACGACCCGATGGGCGACAGCGCGACGATGGCGTTCCTCCTCAAGCACGACTCGGTGGGCGGACGGTTGGCCCACGAGATCAAGGCGACCGACAACGGCTTCTCGGTCGATGGGCAGGAGGTGCGCAAGCTCGAGGTCATGGACCCCGGCGAGATCCCATGGGGCGCCAACGGCGTCGACGTGGTCATCGAATCCACCGGGCTGTTCACGGCGCGTGAGAAGGCGGCTGAACACCTGAAGGGCGGTGCGAAGCGCGTCATCATCTCCGCGCCAAGTGGCGACGCCGACGCCACGATCTGCATGGGCGTCAACGACGCAGTGTTCGACGCCGACAAGCACCAGGTCATCTCGAACGCCTCGTGCACCACCAACTGCCTGGCACCCATGGCCAAGGTTCTCAACGACAGCTTCGGCATCGAGCGCGGCTTCATGACGACGGTGCACGCGTACACGAGCGACCAATCGCTCCAAGACCTCGCGCAGACAAGCCGTTCGGGAGCACCCGACCTCCGGCGGATGCGAGCCGCGAACCTGTCGATCATCCCGAGCAGCACCGGCGCGGCCAAGGCGATCGGGCTCGTGCTTCCTGAGCTCCAGGGCATCCTCGACGGCACGGCACTCCGTGTGCCCACGCCTGTCGGCTCCATCACCGACCTGTCAGCGGAGCTCAAGAAGTCCGCGAGCATCGACGAGGTCAACGCGGCATTTGCCGAAGCGGCCAACGACGTGTCATACCGGCAGGTGCTCGAGTACACGGAAGAGCCGTTGGTCTCGGCTGACATCGTCGGGAACCCCGCTTCGTGCATCTTCTCCGCGCGCGACACCATGGCGAACGCGAGCATGGTCAAGGTGCTTGGCTGGTACGACAACGAATGGGGCTACTCGAACCGCCTGGTAGACCTGGCCGCGTTCATCGGCGCCTGA
- the uvrC gene encoding excinuclease ABC subunit UvrC has protein sequence MLRPPPATIPDGPGSYQFKDAQGRVLYVGKASSLRNRLANYFAAPDTLLSRTRQMVTAAETVEWIEVRNEVEALFLEYNLIKRHHPRFNIRYKDDKSYPYLAVTLDEEWPRAMVLRGAKRKGVRYFGPYAHAYAIRETLDLLLRTFPIRTCTKPKFDRHHRLGRPCLYAHIEKCAAPCVGEVSKTDYDDLVKELLGFLDGDTAAVLDRLDKAMHESADSLEFERAARVRDQITSVRKAIERQQMVAPKEEDFDAIALAEDPLEAAVQVFLVRRGRVVGRKGLVVDKVEDLDTPALIGRLLEQLYADAPAEDVPREVLVPVEPENIQLYEAFLTKARGAPVRVRVPRRGAKRELLSTVTRNAEEAFVQHRLRRASDHNARARALTALQAALDLPDAPLRIECFDISNLQGTEIVGSMVVMEDGLAKRSDYRHFKVRSQEGQDDFAAMEEVLTRRFQRYLEDREEGARRGRRFAYPPNLLLVDGGRGQLNVAIRVLEELGLEDVSVAALAKRFEEVYLPDRDEPVRIARDSEALFLLQQVRDEAHRSAITYHRKLRAKTVTRSVLDDVPGLGPTRRTRLLREFGSVKKLRLVELDALKALSWLPEAVATAVYEQLHSQEGPAR, from the coding sequence GTGCTGCGCCCACCGCCCGCGACGATCCCCGACGGGCCGGGCTCGTACCAGTTCAAGGACGCCCAGGGCCGCGTCCTTTACGTGGGTAAGGCCAGCAGCCTGCGGAACAGGCTCGCGAACTATTTCGCCGCGCCCGACACGCTGCTGTCCCGCACGCGCCAGATGGTGACCGCAGCCGAGACGGTCGAGTGGATCGAGGTCCGCAACGAGGTCGAGGCGCTGTTCCTCGAGTACAACCTGATCAAACGGCACCACCCGCGCTTCAACATCCGCTACAAGGACGACAAGTCATATCCGTACCTCGCGGTGACGCTCGACGAGGAATGGCCGCGGGCCATGGTGCTCCGAGGGGCCAAGCGGAAGGGCGTCCGCTACTTCGGTCCGTATGCGCACGCCTATGCGATCCGCGAGACGCTCGATCTCTTGCTGCGCACATTCCCGATCCGCACCTGCACCAAGCCGAAGTTCGACCGCCACCACCGGCTCGGGCGCCCGTGCCTCTATGCACACATCGAGAAGTGCGCAGCGCCGTGCGTTGGTGAGGTCTCCAAGACCGACTACGACGATCTCGTTAAGGAGCTGCTCGGCTTCCTAGACGGTGACACCGCCGCGGTCCTCGATCGCCTCGACAAGGCGATGCACGAATCGGCCGACTCGCTCGAGTTCGAGCGGGCGGCTCGAGTTCGAGATCAGATCACGTCGGTGCGCAAGGCCATCGAGCGCCAACAGATGGTGGCACCCAAGGAAGAGGACTTCGACGCGATCGCGCTGGCCGAGGACCCACTCGAGGCGGCGGTGCAGGTGTTCCTGGTCCGTCGGGGCCGCGTGGTCGGGCGCAAGGGCCTGGTCGTCGACAAGGTCGAGGACCTCGACACTCCCGCGTTGATCGGGCGACTGCTCGAGCAGTTGTACGCGGACGCCCCCGCCGAGGACGTGCCGCGCGAGGTGCTCGTGCCGGTGGAGCCGGAGAACATTCAGCTGTACGAGGCCTTCCTCACCAAGGCACGCGGCGCGCCAGTGCGCGTGCGAGTTCCGCGACGGGGCGCGAAGCGCGAGTTGCTGAGCACAGTCACTCGGAACGCGGAGGAGGCATTCGTTCAGCACCGCCTCCGTCGCGCGAGCGATCACAACGCACGCGCGCGTGCGCTCACGGCACTGCAAGCCGCGCTCGACCTGCCGGACGCACCCCTGCGCATCGAGTGCTTCGACATCTCGAACCTGCAAGGAACCGAGATCGTCGGCTCGATGGTCGTCATGGAGGATGGCCTCGCCAAGCGCTCGGACTACCGCCACTTCAAGGTCCGGTCGCAAGAGGGCCAAGACGACTTCGCGGCGATGGAGGAGGTACTCACCCGACGCTTCCAGCGCTACCTCGAAGACCGCGAGGAGGGGGCTCGGCGAGGTCGCCGGTTCGCGTACCCTCCGAACCTGCTGCTCGTAGACGGCGGGCGCGGTCAGCTCAACGTGGCGATCCGCGTGCTCGAAGAGCTGGGCCTCGAAGATGTCTCGGTGGCCGCGCTCGCCAAGCGGTTCGAAGAGGTGTACCTACCCGACCGGGACGAACCGGTGCGCATCGCGCGCGACTCCGAAGCGCTCTTCCTGCTCCAGCAGGTGCGTGACGAGGCGCACCGGTCCGCGATCACGTATCACCGGAAGCTCCGCGCGAAGACCGTGACCCGCTCGGTCCTGGACGACGTGCCGGGCCTCGGCCCGACGCGCCGCACCCGACTCCTGCGAGAGTTCGGGTCCGTGAAGAAGCTGCGTCTCGTTGAGCTCGATGCTCTCAAGGCCTTGTCGTGGCTGCCCGAGGCCGTCGCCACGGCCGTCTACGAGCAGCTGCACTCGCAGGAAGGGCCGGCACGGTGA